The nucleotide sequence ATCATGGCGTAGTAGGTATGTAGCAAGTGAAAATTAATGCTACATCGATCTGCCTGAAAAATGGGATCAGCCAGCAGGTGATCCAGATCTACCAGCATGGTAGCCAGTAGTATCAAAAAAGCTTTCTTCCATTGAGATCTAAAAAAGACAAAAGCGATCACCAACGGCGCTCCAAAGTGCAAGAAGTAATGGACAAAGGTTTGCATGAGTCGCTCGTCTTGAATCGGCTAATGTAGTACTTTGATTCCTTAGAAATACACCAAGTCACTGATGCAGTGTTTTGAAAAACTAGTCCAGATCTTCAACCTCCAAAACCTCACCATACGTGGTTACCCAAATACCGTTATCAAATTCTATGATGCCGTAATCGCTATGGTAAAAGGCTGTTCCCAACCATGTCGTTTTTTCAATCCCGACGACATAATCTGGTAGGCAAATAACATTACCATCTTGCTCGACCTCTGTAAAACCATCATCACAAGGCGTGGAATCGCAGGACATGAATAAGGTTACGGAAATAAACAAAAGTGCTGTTTTGAAGTAGTTGTGTGACATAAAATGTAAAAAAGCAGCAAATCTAAGGCTCAAATGGGAAAATCAAAAATGTATCTGGATAAGTGCTGAATCCGCAGGTTGCTGGTAAATCAGTCCTTTTTGAAGTGCGAGAGATACACATCTACCACGGGTTCTTCAATATTCTCATCATATTCATATTCCCAGTGGAATAGAACACTTTCGGCGTGATCTACGTCTGTGGTTGAGAAACATCGCTGACATTTTTGCGCGAGTTTAGGATCGCTCTTAAAGACAGACCCTATACGTAATCTAAACACATTGAGTGGAGTAGTGATGCCCAGTAGCACTCCTACAAGCGCGATGGTTTCGATTTCATTTGCAGGGCATTTTTCTAGAATATGGCGATCATTATCAGTAATCTCCATTTCATTTTCAAAATAATGCTGAAGAATACGGCGTTTTTCATAGGTGACTATGGGATCGAGAAACAAGGCCTTATTATCTTCAATCGAAAGGGAAAAATCCATCGTACATTTTTAGCTTGATTTTTTCAAAAGTAACACTTCTTGCTACTCTAGTTTTGGCATAAAAAATCCACTCTTTGATGGCCACCAAGGTTAAGGTAACTACCAAAGAATGGGTGTACTGTAAAGCTGGAGGTTATTGCGTTTTCGCTTTAAGCGAAAGGTGCATAATCACGGCCTTCGTGCTGTATGGAAACCCATTGTAACCTGGTAAATTCTTCAAGGATGAACTCACCGTTGAAACGGCCTATACCAGAACCTTTCTCGCCACCAA is from Nonlabens sp. YIK11 and encodes:
- a CDS encoding DUF6122 family protein, whose product is MQTFVHYFLHFGAPLVIAFVFFRSQWKKAFLILLATMLVDLDHLLADPIFQADRCSINFHLLHTYYAMILYVVLLFFKGPLRIIGIGLLFHMLTDTIDCLFTYADCKECLATSPAIGLLESIAELFHI